Proteins encoded by one window of Cylindrospermum stagnale PCC 7417:
- a CDS encoding Nif3-like dinuclear metal center hexameric protein, whose protein sequence is MKVADLITWFEEWANPAWCEGWDNCGWQIEPGVLPEKARVLVCLTPTLAVMQEAKASSANLIFAHHPLIFHPLKSLRSGSEIAEIARLAFTHNIAIYSAHTNFDQVQDGTADVLAQILELKQVTPIIPTQPGLGYGRVGMLEPLMTLQELLTTIHTRLTPPHLILSPNADLQQIISRVAVLGGSGASFIPEVAKTGAEAYLTSDCKFHQFQESRDCGLILIDAGHYATERPACDRLVQKFQSLNLDWVKLSQKDEDFRQFFP, encoded by the coding sequence ATGAAAGTTGCTGATTTAATTACCTGGTTTGAAGAATGGGCAAATCCCGCTTGGTGTGAAGGCTGGGATAATTGTGGTTGGCAGATTGAACCGGGAGTTTTGCCGGAAAAAGCACGGGTGTTGGTGTGTTTGACTCCAACTTTAGCGGTGATGCAAGAAGCCAAAGCCAGCAGTGCTAATTTAATTTTTGCCCATCATCCGCTGATTTTTCATCCCCTGAAGTCCCTACGCAGTGGTTCGGAAATCGCGGAAATAGCCCGGTTAGCCTTTACCCACAATATCGCTATCTACAGCGCCCACACAAATTTTGACCAAGTACAGGATGGTACAGCTGATGTTTTGGCTCAGATTTTAGAACTCAAACAAGTCACTCCCATAATACCCACCCAACCGGGATTAGGATATGGGCGCGTGGGAATGCTAGAGCCTTTGATGACATTGCAGGAGTTACTCACGACAATTCATACCCGACTGACTCCACCACATTTGATTTTGTCACCAAATGCTGACTTACAGCAGATAATTTCACGAGTGGCTGTTTTGGGTGGTTCGGGTGCTAGTTTTATCCCAGAGGTAGCCAAAACTGGTGCCGAAGCTTATCTGACTTCTGACTGTAAGTTCCATCAGTTTCAAGAAAGCCGCGATTGTGGACTGATTTTAATCGACGCTGGACATTATGCTACCGAACGCCCCGCTTGCGATCGTTTGGTACAAAAATTTCAGTCCTTAAACTTAGACTGGGTGAAATTAAGTCAAAAAGATGAAGATTTCCGCCAATTTTTTCCTTAG
- a CDS encoding secondary thiamine-phosphate synthase enzyme YjbQ produces the protein MTHYQKLLRIPTIGKSFYNITPKVAAIVTESGVETGLCTLFLRHTSASLVIQENADPDVLVDLANFMAKLVPESGKYIHDAEGADDMPAHIRTALTHTSEHIPINRGQLVLGTWQGIYIWEHRQRSHLRELVVHLSA, from the coding sequence ATGACTCATTACCAAAAATTACTGAGAATTCCCACAATTGGCAAATCTTTTTACAACATCACCCCAAAAGTTGCCGCCATAGTTACCGAGTCGGGGGTGGAAACTGGCCTTTGTACCTTATTTTTGCGTCATACTTCAGCCAGTTTAGTGATTCAAGAAAACGCCGATCCCGATGTACTCGTGGATTTAGCTAACTTCATGGCCAAACTCGTGCCAGAATCCGGCAAATACATTCATGATGCCGAAGGTGCCGATGATATGCCAGCACATATCCGCACAGCCCTGACTCACACTTCGGAACACATCCCCATTAATCGCGGTCAATTGGTACTGGGAACTTGGCAAGGAATCTATATTTGGGAACATCGCCAACGTAGTCATCTGAGAGAGTTGGTAGTTCACCTTTCTGCGTAG